GGCCTGCGCCGCCTCGAGCGGCTGCAAGTCCAGCGCCCTGGCCGTGCGGCGCTTCAACGTCGCGACGAGCACGTCGCCCTTTCCAGTCTTCACCACCACACGATCCCCTTTGCGGATCGGCGTGCCGGGCGAGACAAGGATGATGTCGCCGCTGCGATAAACAGGCGCGAGCGCATCACCGGAAATCTCCAGCGCAAAGGTCCGGCCGTCCTCGGCGGTGGGCAGCGCCGTCTCGGTCCAGCCCTTGCCGGAAGGAAGGCCGGTCTCGTCGAAGGCGCCGCTCGCGCCGGCCAGCGCGAAGCCGAGCAGCGGTACCGAGCGGCTGTCGCCTGCGTCCTCGTCGATCAGCCGCGCAAAGCTCTCGATTGAGGCGTCGGCCGCGGCCAGCGCCTTCGCGATCGATTCGGTCGAGGGCCAGCGCTCGCGGCCGTCGGAGGTGACGCGCTTGGACCTGTTGAAAGTGGTGGGGTCGAGCCCGGCGCGCTTGGCAAGGCCGGACGGCGACAGGCCGGCGCGCGCCGCCAGCCGATCCAGGGCGGCCCAGATATGGCCGTGGGTCAGCATCCTCTGCGCTTTGGCCTGCCTGACCATGCAAGGTCCAGCCCGTCGCAACTCAGGAAAACTGTCCTCAAATCAACCGGTTTTCTGTTTTTCGCGCAAGAGGCGATCGGGGATGCGATCCCAGCGCTTGAGTTCGAGAGGTGTGGCCTTTACGGTCGCGCCCGGGTTTCAAGACCCGCAAGAGGCGAAAAAACCAAATAAACTCAAGGGCTCCGGTAG
The sequence above is drawn from the Bradyrhizobium amphicarpaeae genome and encodes:
- a CDS encoding S24 family peptidase; this encodes MVRQAKAQRMLTHGHIWAALDRLAARAGLSPSGLAKRAGLDPTTFNRSKRVTSDGRERWPSTESIAKALAAADASIESFARLIDEDAGDSRSVPLLGFALAGASGAFDETGLPSGKGWTETALPTAEDGRTFALEISGDALAPVYRSGDIILVSPGTPIRKGDRVVVKTGKGDVLVATLKRRTARALDLQPLEAAQAARTIEASDVAWVARIVWARQ